The Gadus macrocephalus chromosome 13, ASM3116895v1 genome includes a window with the following:
- the myl2a gene encoding myosin regulatory light chain 2a, protein MAPKKAKKRSADGANSNVFSMFEQAQIQEFKEAFTIMDQNRDGFIDKNDLRDTFAALGRLNVKQEEIDEMLKEAPGPINFTVFLTMFGEKLKGADPEETILNAFKVFDPEATGVLRKDNLTQMLTTQADRFTPEEMEQMFAAFPPDVAGNLDYKNLVHVITHGEEKDQD, encoded by the exons ATG GCCCCTAAGAAAGCCAAGAAGAGGTCAGCCGATGGAGCCAACTCCAATGTGTTCTCCATGTTTGAGCAGGCCCAGATCCAGGAGTTTAAGGAG GCCTTCACTATAATGGACCAGAACAGAGATGGATTCATAGACAAGAACGACCTGAGGGACACCTTTGCGGCTCTGG GTCGCCTCAACGTGAAGCAGGAGGAGATCGATGAGATGCTGAAAGAGGCTCCCGGTCCAATCAATTTCACCGTCTTCCTCACCATGTTCGGGGAGAAGCTCAAAG GTGCGGACCCAGAGGAGACCATTCTTAACGCGTTCAAAGTCTTCGACCCCGAGGCGACAGGAGTGCTGAGGAAGGACAA TTTGACACAGATGCTGACAACGCAAGCGGACAGGTTCACCCCCGAGGAG ATGGAGCAGATGTTCGCCGCCTTCCCCCCAGATGTGGCCGGGAACCTGGACTACAAAAACCTGGTTCATGTCATCACCCATGGCGAGGAGAAGGACCAGGATTAG